DNA from Mucilaginibacter mallensis:
TCATAAACACCATTACTAAGCTCCGCTTTTTTATTGGGCTTACTAATTTGCTCATGATAGGCATTTTCCAGTTCTAATAGCCGTTCTTCAAATTCTTTTGTCATTGTTGTAATTAATAGTCGTTTAGTTTATTCCACCAGGTTTTCTTTAATATGATTATGATGACCGCTAAAATAACCACTGTTACCAGCAGCGGCACTTTTTGCATCAGTATAAGGTACATGGGTAATATGGTGAGGCATAGCTGGGCTATGGTGCCTATTACCACGTTGAACATATTCAGTTTGAAGTTTTTATTCGGCACAAATGCGGGATCATCCGCCATAACCAGTTTTTTTACGGGTTCCCAGGCACCCCATGGGCGCACTGTGGTGTAAAATGAGCGCAATACAGCCATATCAGTTGGCGGCGCAGCATAGGTGCCGATAACAGAACCTGCAATTGAGGTTACAAACAGCACCGGGAACCAATACAGCACATCGCTTACATCAATTTTCCAGGCGAGCAACATGGCTGTGCCGATACCTGTAAGCATCCCCCAAAAAAAGCCGCTGGCATTAAAGCGCCACCAATGCCATTTTAAAACGTTTGAAACAATGTAGCCGCTGTATAATGCTGATATGATAAATTGCAGCGCCTGGTTTATGTTTTTTATAAAGAACCCAAGGAAAACACCTATCGCAACAACCACAATACCAACCAAATAATTCATGTTGATGATCTTTTTTGTGGAGGCTTTTGGGTCGACATATTTTACATAGATGTCATTTACAATATAGGCCTGCGCCGCGTTAAGTGTACCGCTAAAGGTGCTCATGAACGCGCCCAGCAAACCGGCAAGCAGTAAACCTACCAGGCCAACAGGCAGAAAATCATTGATGACCGCCGGAAGGATCCTTTCAAAATCGACAGCGCCTGTGGCATCTTTCAGGTTCATTTGATGATAGTACAGTAAACCCAATAGCGTTAAACTGATGATGAGCGCGTACCTGATAGGCAAAAGGATGATATTTACAAAGCCGCTCATTTTGCTGGCTTCCTCGGGCGAGCGGGTCGACAGGATCTTCTGCATATCATAATTTGGCGCAGGACCGGCTAAGGCGGCAAAAAATCCCCTGAAGGTCATCATCATAAAAAATATACCGAACAGGGAGTAGCCGTCGTCCTTTATTTTCTGATTCACCTCTTTAATAACATGCGACCAATCCAGGTTCAAGTGCATGCCGAAAAACGGACTATACCAGCCATCGGGTACATTAAGGGTATGGCCACTTAGCTTCATTACTGCGATAATGGCTATCCATATGCAGGCAGCCGTCATGATCATGTACTTTATCACATCGCCCAGCACAACGCCGTGCATGCCACCCAATATGGAATAAAACATAGCGAACAGCGTGAAAATTATACCATAAAACTCAGGTACATATTGCAGGGGAACATTAAAGGGTACGTAAGCTTTAACTGAATCCCAGGGGGCAAATATTTCAATGAATTTACCGAGGCCTATAAAGCCGTAGGCCAGGTAGCCAAAGCACAAAAACAAGGCGAACACAATAACTATAATGTGTGAGCTGCCAACGCCTTTGCCGCTGGTGCCAAACCTGGTTTTTAACCACTCCGCACCTGTTGAGGCATTTGAACGGCGGAGCCAGCGGGCCAGGTACATCATTAGGAAAACCTGGTTAAAAACGGGCCACAGCCAGGGGATCCAAATGCTTTTCATACCGTAGGCAAAGCACAGGCTCACCATCCACATGGTGCCGCTGATGTCGAACATGTCAGAGGCATCGCTCAAACCCAGCAAATACCATGGCAGTGATTTGCCGCCAAGCATATAGCTTTCCTTATTTAGCCGGGCTTTTTTACGGTACCATAAACCAATCACAATGGTTGTAAGTAAATACAACGCTATTATTGATATATCTATAACAGATAAATGCATGCTTATTAAATCAATATTGTGTATGAAATGCTACGGCTTACAGCCCATTTGCAGGCACATGAAACTTATCATGATTGGCTGTAGCGAAATTAATGATGGTTAATTACAGTTTACTAATACTTTTTTAACCATTTGAAGTACATTACTAATAAAAACCGGTTTTACATGGCGCGAAATATTGCCTGGATCTATATAAATACCCTGTTGCCGGTAT
Protein-coding regions in this window:
- a CDS encoding sodium:solute symporter family protein; this translates as MHLSVIDISIIALYLLTTIVIGLWYRKKARLNKESYMLGGKSLPWYLLGLSDASDMFDISGTMWMVSLCFAYGMKSIWIPWLWPVFNQVFLMMYLARWLRRSNASTGAEWLKTRFGTSGKGVGSSHIIVIVFALFLCFGYLAYGFIGLGKFIEIFAPWDSVKAYVPFNVPLQYVPEFYGIIFTLFAMFYSILGGMHGVVLGDVIKYMIMTAACIWIAIIAVMKLSGHTLNVPDGWYSPFFGMHLNLDWSHVIKEVNQKIKDDGYSLFGIFFMMMTFRGFFAALAGPAPNYDMQKILSTRSPEEASKMSGFVNIILLPIRYALIISLTLLGLLYYHQMNLKDATGAVDFERILPAVINDFLPVGLVGLLLAGLLGAFMSTFSGTLNAAQAYIVNDIYVKYVDPKASTKKIINMNYLVGIVVVAIGVFLGFFIKNINQALQFIISALYSGYIVSNVLKWHWWRFNASGFFWGMLTGIGTAMLLAWKIDVSDVLYWFPVLFVTSIAGSVIGTYAAPPTDMAVLRSFYTTVRPWGAWEPVKKLVMADDPAFVPNKNFKLNMFNVVIGTIAQLCLTILPMYLILMQKVPLLVTVVILAVIIIILKKTWWNKLNDY